One window from the genome of Desulfurellaceae bacterium encodes:
- a CDS encoding ATP-binding protein, with the protein MNPESSPFRPGQPVPSEFFVGRVDEIERLRGMVRASARGRFKIGFVSGERGIGKSSLAYFVRLLSEQESKLAACHVFLGGVRDLKEMLRRTFERLLKESVDKPWHGKIKSFFGDRVRKVGLFGITLELKLNDSDLSSIADDFVSAIVGLCDKLTDRSSILLILDDINGLATSDVFANWLKSMVDEISTSQKHVPLCILVVGLEERRQELVARPPSLARVFELTDITPWSDEEVIEFYRRSFEAGNAEIADDDLAILVRYTGGMPVLAHEIGDAVWRSAQSPKIAQGAITAGIVSAAEVIGRKLLEPQVFSAIRSERYRSILRKMADEPQTMRFRRSELAARLSDAEQKVLDNFLRRMKGLGALDVDPEV; encoded by the coding sequence GTGAATCCCGAATCGAGCCCCTTTAGGCCGGGGCAGCCTGTGCCAAGTGAGTTCTTTGTGGGACGGGTCGACGAAATTGAGCGCCTACGTGGCATGGTGAGAGCCAGCGCGCGCGGGCGATTCAAGATCGGTTTTGTCAGCGGCGAGCGAGGGATTGGCAAGAGTTCTCTCGCCTATTTCGTTCGCCTCTTGTCCGAGCAGGAAAGCAAGCTCGCGGCGTGTCATGTTTTCCTTGGCGGTGTCCGGGATCTGAAGGAGATGTTGCGAAGAACGTTTGAGCGCCTGCTCAAGGAGAGTGTGGACAAGCCGTGGCACGGGAAGATCAAAAGCTTCTTCGGGGATCGAGTCCGTAAGGTCGGGCTGTTCGGTATCACGTTAGAGTTGAAGCTCAATGACAGCGATCTGTCTAGCATTGCCGATGACTTCGTTTCGGCAATCGTGGGGCTATGTGATAAGTTGACGGACCGGAGTTCGATCCTGCTCATTCTCGACGACATCAACGGTCTTGCGACCTCGGACGTGTTTGCCAATTGGCTGAAGAGCATGGTGGACGAGATCTCTACCTCCCAAAAGCACGTCCCGCTCTGTATCCTCGTGGTCGGACTTGAAGAGCGGCGTCAGGAGCTGGTGGCACGTCCGCCCTCGCTCGCTCGTGTCTTCGAGTTGACTGACATCACTCCTTGGTCGGACGAAGAAGTGATCGAGTTCTACCGGCGCTCATTCGAGGCGGGGAACGCAGAGATCGCTGACGACGATCTCGCCATACTCGTTCGGTACACCGGCGGAATGCCGGTGTTGGCGCATGAGATCGGTGATGCCGTGTGGCGTTCGGCCCAAAGCCCGAAAATCGCTCAGGGGGCCATTACGGCTGGGATCGTTTCTGCGGCTGAAGTCATTGGACGAAAGCTATTGGAGCCCCAGGTATTCAGCGCTATTCGAAGCGAACGATACCGATCAATCCTTCGCAAGATGGCAGACGAGCCCCAGACAATGCGGTTCCGCAGGTCGGAACTCGCGGCTCGCCTGTCGGACGCCGAACAGAAAGTGCTGGACAATTTCCTGCGACGGATGAAAGGACTCGGAGCCCTGGATGTAGATCCCGAGGTTTGA
- a CDS encoding CinA family protein, whose translation MHDLTAMGQAVGALLKERKQTIAVAESSAGGLISAALLTVPGASAYFVGGGVIYTLEARRTLLALADEDFTGVLPSSEPYALRMARAVRGHVGTTWGLAETGATGPTGNRYGDAAGHACIAIAGPVEHTLTIETRHSDREANMWTFTRAALELLETQLKQEGAGR comes from the coding sequence ATGCATGATTTAACCGCCATGGGTCAGGCCGTCGGCGCCCTGCTCAAGGAACGCAAACAGACAATCGCGGTTGCCGAGTCGTCGGCCGGAGGCCTGATCTCGGCCGCGCTGCTGACCGTGCCCGGCGCCTCGGCGTATTTCGTCGGCGGCGGGGTGATTTATACCCTTGAGGCCAGGCGGACCTTGCTGGCGCTGGCGGACGAGGATTTTACCGGCGTCCTGCCGAGCAGCGAACCGTATGCGCTGCGTATGGCGCGGGCGGTCAGAGGCCATGTGGGCACGACCTGGGGGCTGGCCGAGACCGGAGCGACCGGCCCGACCGGCAACCGCTACGGGGACGCGGCCGGCCATGCCTGTATCGCCATTGCCGGCCCGGTCGAACACACACTGACGATTGAAACCCGCCACTCCGACCGCGAGGCCAACATGTGGACATTTACCCGCGCGGCACTGGAGCTGCTGGAAACCCAGCTGAAGCAAGAAGGAGCAGGGCGATGA
- a CDS encoding enoyl-CoA hydratase/isomerase family protein produces MDTRYGDVEVSLADHVATVEIQRPPNNFFDTDLIRSLADAFEALDAEPDCRASVLAAQGKHFCAGANFHTGQAERDLRNVESGNPLYAEAVRLFACKKPIVGAIQGAAIGGGFGLALVPDFRVVCPQTRFAANFTKLGFHPGFGLTHTLPRLIGEQRANLMFYTGRRIGGEEAYAWGMGDVLTEQSEVRSAALELAKEIAESAPLAVQSVRATMRGALAAAIKQATDHEFKEQHWLQKTEDHKEGVKAVAERRPGNFVGR; encoded by the coding sequence ATGGACACACGCTATGGAGACGTTGAGGTGAGCCTGGCCGACCATGTTGCAACGGTTGAGATTCAGCGCCCCCCGAATAATTTCTTTGATACCGACCTCATCCGTTCTCTGGCCGACGCGTTTGAGGCCCTGGATGCCGAGCCCGACTGCCGCGCCAGCGTCCTGGCCGCCCAGGGTAAGCACTTCTGCGCGGGCGCGAACTTTCATACCGGCCAAGCCGAGCGGGACCTGCGCAATGTCGAGAGCGGCAACCCGCTGTACGCCGAGGCCGTGCGGCTGTTTGCCTGCAAAAAACCGATTGTCGGCGCCATCCAGGGTGCGGCTATCGGCGGCGGCTTTGGGCTGGCGCTGGTGCCCGACTTCCGGGTGGTGTGTCCGCAGACGCGCTTTGCGGCGAATTTCACCAAACTCGGCTTTCATCCCGGCTTTGGACTCACCCATACCCTGCCGCGTCTGATCGGCGAGCAGCGCGCCAACCTGATGTTCTACACCGGGCGGCGGATCGGCGGTGAGGAAGCTTATGCCTGGGGGATGGGCGACGTGCTGACCGAGCAGAGTGAGGTCCGCAGCGCAGCCCTGGAACTGGCCAAAGAGATTGCCGAGAGCGCACCCCTGGCCGTTCAGTCGGTGCGAGCGACCATGCGCGGCGCGCTGGCCGCCGCGATCAAGCAGGCCACCGACCACGAGTTCAAGGAACAGCACTGGCTACAAAAAACCGAGGATCACAAAGAGGGCGTCAAAGCCGTGGCCGAGCGGCGCCCGGGGAACTTTGTGGGCCGCTGA
- a CDS encoding acetyl-CoA carboxylase biotin carboxylase subunit (catalyzes the ATP-dependent carboxylation of a covalently attached biotin and the transfer of the carboxyl group to pyruvate forming oxaloacetate) — protein sequence MSLSSLLIANRGEIAIRIARAAAELGVRTVAVFSEDDAQSLHTRKADDAQPLGGTGPASYLDAGRIVELAKQAGCGAIHPGYGFLSENADFARRCAEAGLTFVGP from the coding sequence ATGAGTCTGAGCAGCCTTTTAATCGCCAATCGAGGCGAAATCGCCATTCGTATTGCGCGGGCCGCGGCCGAGCTGGGCGTGCGGACCGTGGCCGTGTTTTCCGAGGACGACGCCCAGTCGCTACATACCCGCAAGGCCGATGATGCCCAACCGCTGGGTGGGACCGGGCCGGCCTCCTACCTCGACGCCGGGCGGATTGTGGAGCTGGCCAAACAGGCCGGCTGTGGGGCCATTCATCCGGGCTACGGATTTCTGAGTGAGAATGCCGACTTTGCCCGCCGGTGTGCCGAGGCCGGCCTCACCTTTGTCGGACCCC
- a CDS encoding BrnT family toxin, giving the protein MKHGVAFEAAQYAFADPQRVIAKDLSHSQEEERYYCFGKVGAGILTVRFTYRGSVIRIIGAGYWRKGKQTYDEENHIHG; this is encoded by the coding sequence TTGAAGCATGGAGTCGCGTTTGAAGCTGCGCAGTACGCCTTCGCTGATCCGCAGCGTGTGATCGCCAAAGATCTGTCCCATAGCCAGGAAGAGGAAAGATATTATTGTTTCGGCAAGGTCGGCGCTGGGATTCTCACCGTTCGGTTTACCTACCGGGGTAGTGTCATTCGCATTATCGGCGCCGGGTATTGGCGAAAAGGAAAACAGACCTATGATGAAGAAAATCACATACACGGATGA
- a CDS encoding amidohydrolase, giving the protein MANGAIFSADSHTMEPADLWLERIDHTFRDRAPRVIKNHEGKPGSFFVAEGLTPFPVGGGFAAGKDPKDLETNQNVGYEEARPSGWDPVERLKDQDIDGVEGEVLYTTLGMFLFHLKDVNLQWASFRAYNDWMAEFSGHDPKRLIGLGLIAMQDVDQAVHELQRLADKGLRGAMINAAAPGDVPFSDTHFDPFWAAAQDLQMPVSLHILTGKQNIRLKKGRVASNMSIIHEVQYSLTDLIYNGVLERFPGLRLVSAENDIGWVAHYLNRLDISYETLRYIDPTPISMLPSEYFTRQVYATFQDDRPGVLTSQLIGQDNFMWASDFPHRASTWPNSRAIIEQNFADVSDEIKRKITYENIHRLYGF; this is encoded by the coding sequence ATGGCAAACGGTGCAATTTTCTCGGCGGACTCGCATACCATGGAACCGGCCGACCTGTGGCTGGAGCGTATTGATCACACCTTTCGTGACCGCGCCCCACGCGTGATCAAAAACCACGAGGGCAAACCGGGCAGCTTTTTTGTGGCTGAGGGCCTGACCCCATTTCCGGTCGGCGGCGGCTTTGCCGCAGGCAAAGACCCCAAAGACCTGGAGACCAACCAGAATGTCGGCTACGAGGAAGCCCGGCCCAGCGGCTGGGACCCGGTCGAGCGCCTCAAAGATCAGGATATCGACGGAGTCGAGGGCGAGGTGCTGTACACCACGCTGGGCATGTTTCTGTTTCACCTCAAAGATGTCAATCTCCAGTGGGCCAGCTTTCGGGCCTATAACGACTGGATGGCAGAGTTTTCCGGCCACGACCCGAAACGGCTGATCGGGCTGGGCCTGATTGCCATGCAGGATGTCGATCAGGCTGTTCATGAACTCCAGCGGCTTGCCGACAAGGGACTCCGGGGAGCCATGATCAACGCAGCCGCTCCCGGCGACGTGCCGTTCAGCGACACCCATTTTGATCCGTTCTGGGCGGCGGCTCAGGACTTGCAGATGCCGGTCAGCCTCCACATCCTGACCGGCAAGCAGAACATTCGGCTCAAGAAGGGCCGGGTAGCCTCCAATATGTCGATCATCCACGAGGTCCAGTATTCGCTGACCGATCTGATCTACAACGGCGTGCTTGAGCGCTTTCCCGGCCTCAGGCTGGTATCGGCCGAAAACGACATCGGCTGGGTCGCCCACTATCTCAACCGGCTGGACATCTCCTACGAGACGCTGCGCTATATTGACCCGACCCCCATCAGCATGCTGCCCAGCGAGTACTTCACGCGCCAGGTCTACGCCACCTTCCAGGATGACCGGCCCGGCGTGCTGACCAGCCAACTGATCGGCCAGGACAACTTCATGTGGGCGTCCGACTTCCCCCACCGGGCCTCAACCTGGCCCAACTCACGGGCGATTATCGAGCAGAACTTTGCCGACGTGTCAGACGAGATCAAGCGCAAGATCACCTACGAGAACATCCATCGGCTGTACGGCTTCTAA
- a CDS encoding CoA transferase, producing the protein MSKPPLDGIRVADFCWAWAGPYGALQLAHLGAEVIRIESQTRLCPSRMIPPWADNETGINRCGYFNQYNQGKRSLSLDLKKPEGIQLAKQLVAKSDIVIENFAGGVMEKMGLGYEVLRALKPDIIMASLSGYGQTGPEKGYVSYGPPQVALSGMSALTGYIDDGPRQAGFSYGDPNGGVHGSYAIMCALLYREKTGHGQYIDLSQREACAMLLPEAIMDYTMNGNQPPRMGNRDPYMAPHGVFRSQGDDAWVSIVVGTEDEWRQCCAAIGQPGLADDPRFASAAARKANEDELEQIVTAWTQERTAQEATETLQAVGVAAYPALNGREMLTDPQVESRSTYVEHDHPEIGVRRHLGIPWKMSHTPCEVWRHAPTFGQDNDYVLTEVLGLSPTEVAGLQDKEVLN; encoded by the coding sequence ATGAGCAAACCACCACTGGACGGAATTCGTGTTGCCGACTTTTGTTGGGCCTGGGCCGGACCCTACGGGGCGCTGCAGCTGGCCCATCTGGGCGCCGAAGTCATTCGGATTGAGAGCCAGACGCGGCTGTGTCCGTCGCGTATGATTCCCCCCTGGGCCGACAATGAAACGGGCATCAACCGCTGCGGCTATTTCAACCAGTACAATCAGGGCAAGCGTTCCCTGTCGCTCGATCTGAAGAAGCCCGAGGGGATACAGCTGGCCAAACAGCTCGTCGCCAAAAGCGATATTGTGATCGAAAACTTTGCCGGCGGGGTGATGGAAAAAATGGGCCTGGGCTATGAGGTCCTGCGCGCGCTCAAGCCCGACATCATCATGGCCTCGCTGTCGGGCTACGGTCAGACCGGCCCGGAGAAGGGCTATGTGTCGTACGGGCCACCCCAGGTGGCGCTGAGCGGCATGTCGGCCCTGACCGGCTATATTGACGACGGGCCGCGCCAGGCCGGCTTTTCGTACGGCGATCCGAACGGCGGTGTCCACGGCTCGTACGCCATCATGTGCGCCCTGCTGTACCGCGAAAAGACCGGCCACGGCCAGTATATCGATCTCTCCCAGCGTGAAGCCTGCGCCATGCTGCTGCCCGAAGCCATCATGGACTACACCATGAACGGCAATCAGCCGCCGCGCATGGGCAACCGCGATCCGTACATGGCGCCCCACGGCGTCTTTCGCAGCCAGGGCGACGACGCCTGGGTCAGCATTGTGGTCGGGACTGAGGACGAATGGCGGCAGTGCTGCGCGGCGATCGGTCAGCCCGGTCTGGCCGACGATCCGCGCTTTGCCAGTGCCGCCGCCCGCAAGGCCAACGAAGACGAGCTGGAACAGATCGTGACCGCCTGGACCCAGGAGCGGACCGCCCAGGAGGCGACCGAGACGCTCCAAGCGGTTGGGGTGGCGGCCTATCCGGCTCTGAACGGTCGGGAAATGCTGACCGACCCGCAGGTCGAATCCCGCAGCACCTATGTCGAGCACGACCACCCGGAGATCGGCGTGCGCCGCCACCTGGGGATTCCGTGGAAGATGTCCCACACCCCGTGTGAGGTGTGGCGACACGCCCCGACCTTTGGCCAGGATAACGACTACGTGCTGACCGAGGTGCTGGGCCTCAGCCCGACCGAGGTGGCCGGACTGCAGGACAAAGAGGTCCTGAACTGA
- a CDS encoding CoA transferase: protein MPGLALEGFRIIECGDMVGASYAAKLMADMGAEVIKIEPPGGDTARQRGPFPGGTPHPEKSGLYLYLNTNKRGVTLDMTDGRGRAVFDRLVAKADLLIHNVHPTRMAAQGLDYERLAGMNAGLVMTSITPFGLTGPRKDYAAYDLTTWNAGGLCYLNGGGPGSEDLPPLRVFGQQSGFQAGIHAATASLAALFSRFQDGHGQHIDFSIQECLMGISEFAGIMPTYADQVVVRFTGNKAIRPLDIIECKDGWIYVACVEEHQWQRFVDLMGNPDWANEEIFKTRLDRAENWDALQLFLEPWVKEQSVDELYHLTQSRRIPFAPVSTMGDLLNSEHLKVRGFFAEVAHPEAGTHTYPTAPHTMSETPWTLRRPAPCLGQHNTEVYAELGMAEQELAQLQQAGII, encoded by the coding sequence ATGCCGGGGCTTGCACTGGAAGGCTTTAGGATTATCGAATGCGGCGATATGGTCGGCGCGTCCTATGCGGCCAAACTGATGGCCGATATGGGCGCTGAGGTGATCAAGATCGAACCGCCCGGCGGCGATACGGCTCGCCAGCGCGGACCGTTTCCGGGCGGCACCCCCCACCCTGAAAAAAGCGGTCTGTACCTGTATCTGAACACCAATAAGCGGGGCGTGACCCTGGATATGACCGACGGCCGCGGCCGGGCGGTGTTCGACCGGCTGGTCGCCAAAGCCGACCTGCTGATTCACAACGTCCATCCGACCCGCATGGCCGCCCAGGGCCTGGACTATGAGCGCCTGGCCGGGATGAACGCCGGGCTGGTCATGACCTCGATCACGCCCTTTGGTCTCACCGGACCGCGCAAGGACTACGCAGCCTATGACCTGACGACCTGGAACGCGGGTGGGTTGTGCTACCTGAACGGCGGTGGCCCCGGTAGCGAGGATTTGCCGCCGCTGCGGGTGTTTGGCCAGCAGTCGGGCTTTCAGGCCGGCATCCACGCCGCAACAGCCTCGCTGGCCGCCCTGTTCTCGCGCTTTCAGGACGGCCACGGCCAGCACATCGATTTTTCAATCCAGGAGTGTCTGATGGGCATCTCCGAGTTTGCCGGCATCATGCCGACCTATGCCGATCAGGTCGTGGTGCGCTTTACCGGCAATAAAGCCATCCGGCCGCTCGATATCATAGAGTGCAAAGACGGCTGGATCTATGTCGCCTGCGTTGAGGAACACCAGTGGCAGCGCTTTGTCGATCTGATGGGCAACCCGGACTGGGCCAACGAGGAGATCTTCAAGACCCGGCTGGACCGGGCCGAGAACTGGGACGCACTCCAGCTGTTTCTGGAGCCGTGGGTCAAAGAGCAGTCGGTCGACGAGCTGTACCATCTGACCCAGTCTCGTCGTATTCCGTTTGCCCCGGTCTCGACCATGGGCGACCTGCTGAACTCCGAGCATCTGAAAGTCCGCGGCTTTTTTGCCGAAGTCGCCCATCCTGAGGCTGGCACCCATACCTACCCGACCGCCCCCCACACCATGTCCGAAACACCCTGGACGCTGCGTCGCCCGGCGCCGTGTCTGGGCCAGCACAACACCGAGGTATATGCCGAGCTGGGCATGGCTGAGCAGGAGCTGGCGCAGCTTCAGCAGGCCGGCATCATCTAA
- a CDS encoding DUF4911 domain-containing protein: protein MDVIEIYLRVRRTDIAYIKFILESYEDLGIVRTVDRKKATIVVLAMPDFIDHVRAVLHALGQELELYEITPPAEQETDGDWLVEKIRRGE, encoded by the coding sequence ATGGACGTCATCGAAATCTATCTGCGGGTCCGGCGGACGGACATCGCCTATATCAAATTCATCCTCGAATCCTACGAGGACCTCGGCATTGTGCGGACGGTTGACCGCAAAAAAGCCACGATTGTGGTCCTGGCCATGCCAGACTTTATCGACCACGTCCGGGCGGTCCTGCACGCCCTCGGTCAGGAACTGGAGCTGTACGAGATTACTCCGCCGGCCGAGCAGGAGACGGACGGGGACTGGCTGGTGGAGAAGATCCGGCGCGGAGAATAG
- the tatC gene encoding twin-arginine translocase subunit TatC, translating to MTPDDTTMSLMGHLEELRSRIVKALLSIAVAFVPTYVFADWLFGFLREPLLHACPDCSLIGTSPTEAFFTKIKVAFIAALFLASPGVFYQLWRFVAPGLYANEKRYVWPFVGFCSFFFVLGGGFCYTIVLPIAYAFFIEQFESIDVEATLRISEYLSFSARTLLAFGVTFQLPILSFFFARIGLLTHRTLIGAFRYAILAIFVLAAVLTPPDAISQLLLAGPLLLLYGLSIGVAYVFARAPDENADT from the coding sequence ATGACCCCTGACGACACCACGATGTCGCTCATGGGTCATCTGGAAGAACTCCGCTCCCGCATCGTCAAGGCTCTGCTGTCCATCGCCGTGGCGTTCGTGCCGACCTATGTGTTTGCCGACTGGCTGTTCGGCTTTCTGCGCGAGCCGCTGCTGCACGCCTGTCCCGACTGCAGCCTGATCGGCACCAGCCCGACCGAAGCCTTTTTTACCAAGATCAAGGTCGCGTTCATCGCCGCCTTGTTCCTGGCCAGCCCCGGGGTGTTTTACCAGCTGTGGCGCTTTGTGGCGCCGGGTTTGTACGCCAATGAAAAGCGCTACGTGTGGCCGTTTGTCGGCTTTTGTTCGTTCTTTTTCGTTCTGGGCGGTGGGTTTTGCTACACAATCGTCCTGCCCATTGCCTACGCCTTTTTTATTGAGCAGTTCGAGAGCATTGACGTTGAGGCGACCCTGCGTATCAGCGAATACCTGAGCTTCAGCGCGCGCACCCTGCTGGCCTTTGGCGTGACCTTTCAGCTCCCGATTCTGAGCTTTTTCTTTGCCCGGATCGGTTTGCTGACCCACCGCACCCTGATTGGCGCCTTCCGCTATGCCATCCTGGCGATCTTTGTCCTGGCTGCGGTGCTGACCCCGCCCGACGCCATTTCCCAGCTCCTGCTGGCCGGGCCGCTGCTCCTGCTGTACGGGCTGAGCATCGGGGTGGCCTATGTGTTTGCCAGAGCGCCGGACGAGAACGCCGACACCTGA
- the tatB gene encoding twin-arginine translocase subunit TatB yields the protein MFGIGAPELIVILVVALVVLGPKRLPELARGLGRTLGEFRRATSGVSEELDNARVLLEEEVRQAEHSARAGDKADDEDDHQIEKRASSTVPAPAAAPPLPDPASQPDKEKPVQ from the coding sequence ATGTTCGGTATTGGTGCGCCTGAATTGATTGTGATTCTCGTGGTTGCCCTTGTCGTGCTGGGCCCGAAACGCCTGCCCGAGCTGGCCCGGGGGCTGGGCAGGACGCTGGGCGAGTTTCGACGCGCCACCAGCGGGGTGAGCGAAGAGTTGGACAACGCCCGCGTGCTGCTCGAAGAGGAGGTCCGCCAGGCCGAACACAGCGCGCGGGCCGGTGACAAAGCGGACGACGAGGATGACCATCAGATCGAGAAGAGAGCATCGTCCACTGTGCCCGCTCCGGCCGCCGCTCCGCCGCTCCCCGACCCCGCCTCCCAGCCCGACAAGGAGAAGCCCGTTCAATGA
- a CDS encoding histone deacetylase, giving the protein MLRTGLVIDTRYQDHQPGQQHPERPARIGSLLRAVESYRRPGLTSVAPRLASEDEIGLIHDTAHIGRVAATAGRPSFTFDADTQVSALSYDTARLATGGLLAILDAVMDGEVDNGFGLVRPPGHHAERNRAMGFCLFNSAAIGAQYLRERFGLSRVLLMDWDLHHGNGSQHSFYDDPGVLYASTHQYPYYPGTGAAEDVGQGTGAGYTVNLPIPAGWGDAEYQHLFETILDPICRQFDPQFVLISAGFDAHVRDPLGGLRMTEAGFGALARVLLRVARDHAGGRCAALLEGGYDLIGLEKSTLRVLDEMGGAQLDTPLPEVDSPPLLPQVVTVQRSYWELADKS; this is encoded by the coding sequence ATGCTCCGGACAGGCCTCGTTATTGACACACGCTATCAGGACCACCAACCCGGCCAGCAGCATCCGGAACGGCCGGCCCGGATCGGCAGCCTGTTGCGGGCGGTCGAGTCCTACCGGCGACCCGGCCTGACCTCGGTGGCTCCCCGCCTGGCCAGCGAGGACGAAATCGGCCTGATTCACGACACGGCTCATATCGGCCGGGTGGCGGCAACAGCCGGCCGACCCAGCTTCACCTTTGACGCCGATACCCAGGTGTCGGCCCTGTCCTACGACACCGCCCGCCTGGCCACCGGCGGCCTGCTGGCCATCCTCGACGCGGTCATGGACGGCGAGGTGGATAACGGCTTTGGCCTGGTCCGCCCGCCGGGCCATCATGCCGAGCGCAACCGGGCGATGGGCTTTTGCCTGTTCAACAGCGCGGCCATCGGCGCCCAGTACCTCCGCGAGCGCTTCGGCCTCAGCCGCGTGCTGCTCATGGACTGGGACCTGCACCACGGCAACGGCAGCCAGCACAGCTTTTACGACGATCCCGGCGTGCTGTACGCCTCGACCCACCAATACCCCTACTATCCGGGCACGGGCGCGGCCGAGGATGTCGGCCAGGGCACGGGCGCGGGCTATACGGTCAACCTGCCCATTCCGGCCGGCTGGGGCGACGCCGAATACCAGCACCTGTTCGAGACGATTCTTGATCCGATCTGCCGCCAGTTCGACCCCCAGTTCGTGCTGATTTCGGCCGGCTTTGACGCCCATGTCCGCGACCCCCTGGGCGGCCTACGAATGACCGAGGCGGGCTTCGGCGCCCTGGCCCGGGTGTTGCTGCGGGTCGCACGCGACCACGCCGGGGGGCGTTGCGCGGCCCTCCTGGAAGGCGGCTATGATCTCATCGGGCTCGAAAAATCCACCCTGCGGGTCCTGGACGAAATGGGCGGCGCACAGCTCGACACGCCGCTGCCCGAGGTCGACAGCCCGCCCCTGTTGCCCCAGGTCGTGACCGTGCAGCGCAGCTACTGGGAGCTGGCAGACAAATCCTGA
- a CDS encoding VOC family protein, producing MANRGFSHIGLSTLDLDKTREFYEDLLGFEPVVCDTIEIEEGGKIRHIFFDTGHHQLMAFMEAREVPGVPREYDAGINSGLGVPGGFYHFAFEAGNEAALAQKRDELRSKGVEVSDVVDHNWAKSIYFKDPNGISLEYCCLVREFTADDARMQDRFKLPLGALADPVKALSSPDKH from the coding sequence ATGGCGAACAGAGGATTTTCTCATATTGGTCTTTCGACGCTCGACCTTGACAAAACGCGCGAGTTCTACGAGGACCTGCTCGGTTTCGAGCCGGTGGTGTGCGACACGATCGAGATAGAGGAAGGGGGGAAGATCCGTCACATCTTCTTCGATACCGGCCATCACCAGCTGATGGCCTTCATGGAAGCGCGCGAGGTCCCCGGCGTGCCGCGTGAATATGATGCCGGCATCAACAGCGGGCTCGGCGTGCCGGGCGGCTTTTATCACTTCGCGTTCGAGGCCGGTAATGAAGCCGCCCTGGCCCAGAAACGCGACGAACTCCGTTCCAAAGGCGTCGAAGTCAGCGATGTCGTCGATCACAACTGGGCCAAATCGATCTACTTCAAAGATCCGAACGGCATCTCCTTAGAGTATTGCTGCCTGGTGCGGGAGTTCACCGCGGATGACGCGCGCATGCAGGATCGTTTCAAACTCCCGCTCGGAGCGCTCGCTGATCCGGTCAAGGCCTTGTCGTCGCCGGATAAGCACTAA